Proteins from a single region of Oryza brachyantha chromosome 6, ObraRS2, whole genome shotgun sequence:
- the LOC102721745 gene encoding transcriptional elongation regulator MINIYO, with product MDDATERRARQSVSHTARRKVVEEPFDPSPRPAAAAAPSSHLVGSIVEKGFSAAAPSSAPSPTVLPFPVARHRSHGPHWNPPTRDASMADGEDDEEAMDANEMDYQPVAIAAGPVKRKEKKGMDFSRWREFIADDAPPKRRQAKQLQPKKHTVQKIDSEIVASTVGGAAREKVPGGTGMQLEFGNGKEELGGDAVMSDVASRKAMKQVDAKDDVRNVGRSRDVELRGEGVELDSREPSLAAEINAENMSRLAGMSAGEIAEAQAEILNRMNPSLVEMLKRRGREKSGSRNDGAKAKGGEISGPGKISKAMPEEWLSAGEHSGHSWKVWSERVERIRSCRFTLEGDILGFQSSQEQLDGKKSHAESIGERDFLRTEGDPAAVGYTINEAVTLTRSMVPGQRVLALQLLATILNRALQNLHKMDRIDNIKESNCNNMFNDWQAVWAYAIGPEPELVLSLRMSLDDNHDSVVLTCAKVINVMLSYDLNETYFNFLEKVVDQGNDICTAPVFRSKPDQNGGFLEGGFWKYNTKPSNILPHYGENDEEEGDEKHTIQDDVIVSGQDVAAGLVRMGILPRICFLLEMDPHPILEDYLVSILVALARHSPQSADAILNCPRLVQNVVKLLIKQGSMEIYSSQIKGVNLLKVLSKYDRQVCFNFVNNGAFQQAMWHWYGKAYTLEDWIRSGKEHCRLSSAMIVEQLRFWRTCISYGFCTTHFTDFFPMLCLWLSPPFFQKLSESNVLAEFSSIATECYLVLGALAQRLPLLHSAEQLGKQDMGVSDTHVETWSWSHAVPMVDLALSWLRLNDLPYVCSLISGQSKNILEGSYLALVISSVLGMLDSILERISPEGTPDDKSHSLPWIPDFVPKIGLGVITNGFFSFLDNDAVEPEKHRSFRGAPLVHGLCHMRSLGNVDASLCSVSCLQRLLQLSCSIDRVIQKTTTNCTEHLKESKTGIAGRILGQGICSFWCNNLSGMLTSLLPTISSKWSKLQNVEMFGRGGPAPGVGFGWGACCGGFWSLNFLLAQLDSHFLLGLMKILSAGPEGLVSANKSVNLDNVADPVAITSERISSVLGLSLVAGPGQIPSLEKAFDILFHPSILKFLKSSVHSIDSHMKLAKTFDWDITDDEYLHFSSVLNTHFRSRWLVMKKNKHSDKYTRNNSGANGPKKLETLETIQEETELAEAVNPSCSMLAVEWAHQRLPLPVHWILSPVCCIDDPKGNLSTSTSYAADVSKAGLIFLLGLEAISAAPCLHAPLVWKMHALSASIHSSMDLLQEDRSRDIFHALQELYGQHLDRLCQKYVSAHSVKKEGSVTTVEEEKVVTTGVLRFQEKIHASYTTFVENLIEQFAAVSYGDILFGRQVAIYLHRSVEPTIRLAAWNALSNAYVLELLPPLDKCVGDIQGYLEPLEDDEGILESYAKSWTTGVLDKAFQRDAMSFTVARHHLSGFVFQSSGSDKVRNKLVKSLIRCYAQKRHHEDMLTSLVLEGVAQNSQRNDEVSRRFEILKDACEMNSSLLAEVQRLKTSIDR from the exons AtggacgacgcgacggagcgGAGGGCCCGCCAGTCCGTCTCCCACACCGCGCGCCGCAAGGTCGTGGAGGAGCCGTTCGACCCCTCCCCTcgccccgccgcggcggcggcgccttccTCCCACCTCGTTGGCTCCATCGTCGAGAAGggcttctccgccgccgcgccctcctccgctccgagTCCCACCGTCCTCCCATTCCCCGTCGCTCGCCACCGCTCCCACGGCCCC CACTGGAACCCGCCGACGAGGGATGCTTCCATGGCTGATGGGGAGGACGATGAGGAAGCGATGGATGCGAATGAGATGGATTACCAGCCGGTGGCCATCGCAGCTGGCCCCGtgaagaggaaggagaagaagggcATGGACTTCAGCAGGTGGCGGGAGTTCATAGCTGACGATGCGCCCCCAAAACGAAGGCAAGCAAAGCAATTGCAGCCGAAGAAACATACTGTGCAGAAAATTGACTCCGAGATTGTGGCTTCAACGGTGGGTGGTGCCGCACGGGAGAAGGTCCCTGGGGGAACTGGCATGCAGTTGGAATTTGGAAATGGTAAGGAAGAATTGGGTGGAGATGCTGTGATGTCTGATGTGGCGTCAAGGAAGGCGATGAAACAGGTTGATGCTAAAGATGATGTGAGAAATGTGGGTAGGTCCAGGGATGTGGAGTTGCGAGGAGAGGGTGTGGAATTGGATAGCCGGGAGCCATCTCTTGCAGCAGAGATTAATGCAGAGAACATGTCTAGGCTGGCAGGGATGTCAGCTGGGGAGATTGCAGAGGCACAAGCAGAGATCCTGAATAGGATGAACCCATCATTGGTTGAGATGCTGAAACGGCGAGGGAGGGAGAAGTCTGGGAGCAGGAACGATGGGGCAAAGGCTAAGGGTGGGGAAATCTCAGGCCCTGGGAAGATCTCGAAGGCTATGCCTGAAGAATGGTTGTCAGCTGGTGAGCATAGTGGACATTCTTGGAAGGTGTGGAGTGAGAGAGTAGAGCGGATCAGGTCGTGTAGGTTCACATTGGAAGGAGATATTTTAGGGTTTCAATCTTCTCAGGAGCAACTAGATG GAAAGAAATCGCATGCGGAAAGCATAGGTGAGCGTGATTTTCTTCGAACAGAGGGAGATCCTGCAGCTGTTGGGTACACAATCAATGAAGCAGTGACACTTACCAGGAGCATG GTTCCTGGACAGCGCGTGCTTGCACTTCAGCTCCTTGCTACGATCCTTAATAGGGCCCTGCAGAACCTGCACAAGATGGATCGAATTGATAACATTAAAGAATCAAATTGCAACAACATGTTTAATGACTGGCAAGCAGTTTGGGCTTATGCCATTGGCCCTGAACCTGAGTTGGTTCTCTCTCTAAG GATGTCATTGGATGATAACCATGATTCTGTAGTTTTGACTTGTGCTAAAGTTATTAATGTTATGCTGAGCTATGACCTGAATGAGACATATTTCAACTTTTTGGAG AAAGTAGTAGATCAAGGGAATGATATCTGTACAGCTCCTGTTTTCCGTAGCAAACCTGACCAGAATGGGGGTTTTCTTGAAGGAGGTTTTTGGAAATACAACACAAAGCCATCCAATATACTCCCACATTATGGTGAGAATGATGAGGAAGAAGGTGATGAGAAACATACCATTCAAGATGATGTTATCGTGTCAGGTCAAGATGTTGCTGCTGGTCTTGTTAGGATGGGAATACTTCCACGTATCTGCTTCCTTTTGGAG ATGGATCCACATCCAATTCTAGAAGATTATCTCGTTTCAATTCTTGTGGCATTAGCGAGACACTCTCCACAATCTGCTGATGCTATCTTGAATTGTCCAAGGCTTGTTCAAAATGTTGTTAAGTTGTTAATCAAGCAAGGATCAATGGAAATTTACTCCTCACAGATTAAAGGAGTTAATCTTTTGAAG GTTTTGTCCAAGTATGACAGGCAGGTATGCTttaattttgtgaacaatggAGCTTTTCAGCAGGCCATGTGGCACTGGTATGGAAAAGCCTATACTCTCGAGGATTGGATAAGATCCGGAAAGGAGCACTGCAGGCTTAGTTCAGCAATGATAGTTGAGCAGCTGCGGTTTTGGAGAACCTGTATTTCTTATGGGTTTTGCACAACACACTTCACTGATTTCTTTCCTATGTTATGCCTGTGGCTTAGCCCTCCATTCTTTCAGAAGCTAAGTGAAAGCAATGTTCTAGCTGAGTTTAGTTCCATTGCAACAGAGTGTTATCTTGTATTAGGAGCGCTTGCACAAAGGCTTCCACTTCTTCATTCAGCTGAGCAGCTTGGCAAGCAAGATATGGGAGTTTCTGATACCCATGTTGAGACATGGTCTTGGAGCCATGCAGTTCCGATGGTAGATTTGGCTCTATCTTGGCTACGCCTGAATGATCTTCCTTATGTGTGTTCACTAATCAGTGGGCaaagtaaaaatatacttGAGGGAAGTTACTTGGCTTTGGTTATTTCTTCTGTGCTAGGCATGCTTGATTCAATACTAGAAAGGATATCACCAGAAGGTACACCTGATGATAAAAGTCACAGCTTGCCTTGGATACCTGACTTTGTACCCAAAATTGGTCTGGGGGTTATTACTAATGGGTTTTTCAGCTTCTTGGATAATGATGCTGTTGAACCTGAGAAGCATAGATCTTTCCGCGGTGCACCCTTGGTGCATGGACTTTGTCATATGAGATCCCTGGGTAATGTTGACGCATCATTGTGTTCAGTTAGCTGCCTTCAAAGGTTATTGCAGCTATCTTGCTCTATTGACAGAGTAATCCAGAAAACCACAACAAATTGTACAGAGCATCTGAAAGAATCAAAAACGGGCATAGCTGGCAGGATACTTGGACAAGGTATTTGCAGTTTCTGGTGTAATAACTTGTCGGGCATGTTAACTTCATTGTTGCCAACGATTTCTTCAAAATGGTCCAAATTACAGAACGTAGAGATGTTTGGTagaggaggaccagcacctggTGTTGGGTTTGGTTGGGGAGCATGTTGTGGAGGGTTTTGGTCTTTGAATTTCCTACTTGCACAATTGGATTCACATTTTCTTCTAGGATTGATGAAAATCTTGTCTGCTGGGCCAGAAGGCCTTGTTTCTGCCAATAAAAGTGTGAACTTGGATAATGTGGCTGATCCAGTTGCCATCACTTCAGAGAGAATCAGTTCTGTCCTTGGTTTGTCTCTGGTTGCTGGACCTGGGCAGATCCCTTCACTAGAGAAAGCCTTTGATATCCTCTTCCACCCTTCAATTCTGAAGTTCCTGAAATCCTCAGTACACTCTATTGACTCGCACATGAAATTAGCAAAAACTTTTGATTGGGACATAACTGATGATGAGTATCTCCATTTTAGCAGTGTACTGAATACACATTTCAGATCCAGATGGTTGGTCATGAAGAAGAATAAGCATTCAGATAAATATACAAGAAATAACAGTGGGGCAAATGGGCCAAAAAAACTAGAGACATTGGAGACAATTCAAGAAGAAACAGAGTTAGCAGAAGCTGTAAATCCATCTTGCAGTATGTTAGCTGTAGAGTGGGCACATCAGAGATTGCCCCTTCCTGTACACTGGATTCTAAGTCCCGTCTGTTGCATTGATGATCCAAAAGGCAACCTATCAACATCTACCAGCTATGCTGCCGATGTATCAAAAGCTGGTCTCATCTTTCTTTTAGGTCTGGAAGCCATTTCAGCTGCTCCATGTCTTCATGCTCCTTTGGTTTGGAAGATGCATGCGCTTTCTGCCTCTATCCACAGTAGCATGGATTTGCTTCAAGAAGACAGAAGTAGGGATATTTTCCATGCTTTGCAAGAATTGTATGGTCAGCATCTGGATAGATTATGCCAGAAATATGTCAGTGCTCACTCTGTTAAGAAGGAAGGATCTGTAACCACtgtagaagaagaaaaggtggTTACTACTGGAGTTCTCAGATTCCAGGAGAAAATTCATGCAAGCTATACTACTTTTGTTGAGAACCTTATTGAGCAATTTGCAGCTGTCTCATATGGAGACATTCTTTTTGGCCGACAAGTAGCCATTTATTTGCATCGGAGTGTTGAACCCACAATTCGTCTTGCGGCCTGGAATGCGCTGTCTAATGCTTATGTGCTTGAACTGTTACCTCCGCTAGACAAATGTGTTGGTGATATCCAAGGGTACCTCGAGCCTCTTGAG GATGATGAAGGAATTTTGGAGTCCTATGCCAAATCATGGACTACTGGTGTCCTTGACAAGGCTTTCCAGCGGGATGCTATGTCTTTCACAGTAGCAAGGCATCACCTTTCTGGCTTCGTTTTCCAGAGCAGCGGTTCTGACAAAGTGCGAAATAAGCTGGTCAAATCACTTATCCGGTGCTATGCCCAGAAGCGTCATCATGAG GATATGCTCACGAGTTTAGTTCTGGAAGGCGTTGCACAAAATTCACAACGTAATGATGAAGTTAGCCGAAGATTTGAAATCTTGAAAGATGCTTGCGAGATGAATTCTTCTCTTCTAGCTGAGGTTCAGAGACTGAAGACATCGATTGATCGATAA
- the LOC102722026 gene encoding serine/threonine-protein phosphatase PP2A-1 catalytic subunit — protein MPSHADLDRQISQLRECKFLAEAEVKTLCEQAKAILMEEWNVQPVRCPVTVCGDIHGQFYDLIELFRIGGDSPDTNYLFMGDYVDRGYYSVETVTLLVALKVRYRDRITILRGNHESRQITQVYGFYDECLRKYGNANVWKYFTDLFDYLPLTALVENQVFCLHGGLSPSLDTLDNIRALDRIQEVPHEGPMCDLLWSDPDDRCGWGISPRGAGYTFGQDIAQQFNHTNGLSLISRAHQLVMEGFNWCQDKNVVTVFSAPNYCYRCGNMAAILEIGENMDQNFLQFDPAPRQIEPDTTRKTPDYFL, from the exons ATGCCGTCGCACGCGGATCTGGACCGGCAGATCTCGCAGCTGCGGGAGTGCAAGTTcctggcggaggcggaggtcaAGACGCTGTGCGAGCAGGCGAAGGCGATCCTCATGGAGGAGTGGAACGTGCAGCCCGTGCGGTGCCCCGTCACCGTCTGCGGCGACATCCACGGCCAGTTCTACGACCTCATCGAGCTCTTCCGCATCGGCGGGGACTCCCCTGACACCAACTACCTCTTCATGGGCGACTACGTCG ACCGTGGCTACTATTCAGTGGAGACTGTTACATTATTAGTGGCTCTTAAAGTTCGTTATAGAGACAGAATCACAATATTGAGAGGAAATCATGAGAGCAGACAAATCACCCAAGT GTACGGCTTCTATGATGAATGCTTACGAAAGTATGGAAATGCAAATGTTTGGAAGTACTTCACGGacttgtttgattatttgccTCTTACAGCTCTTGTAGAGAACCAG GTCTTTTGCCTCCATGGCGGTCTCTCGCCATCATTGGATACATTGGATAACATTCGTGCTCTCGATCGCATACAAGAG GTCCCTCATGAAGGACCCATGTGTGATCTTTTGTGGTCTGACCCAGACGATCGATGTGGGTGGGGAATTTCACCAAGGGGGGCAGGATACACATTTGGGCAAGATATTGCACAACAATTCAACCATACAAATGGCCTTAGCCTTATTTCAAGGGCCCATCAACTTGTGATGGAAGGGTTCAATTGGTGCCAG GACAAGAACGTTGTCACGGTGTTCAGCGCCCCAAATTACTGTTACCGTTGTGGTAACATGGCAGCAATTCTAGAAATCGGGGAGAACATGGATCAGAACTTTCTGCAGTTCGATCCAGCCCCGCGGCAAATAGAGCCAGACACAACACGCAAGACCCCCGACTACTTTTTGTAA
- the LOC102722308 gene encoding putative receptor protein kinase ZmPK1 — MVAISASLLLLTLIHRLLCISALDFLLPGSSLSIEDVLYSPDGTFTCGFKTSFDGSNASTFSIWFSNSSEKTVVWSANALHPVYTWGSKVELKSDGSMILKDYAGQIVWTNNVSSSSDAQQAQLLDTGNLVVKGKGGNTLWQSFDSPTDTLLPTQSITAATKLVSTNRLLDPGHYSFHFDDQYLLSLFDDEKNISFIYWPDPSGTIWSKNRSPFNSTTNGVLDSLGYFLGSDNATFIAADWGPGIVRRLTLDYDGNLRLYSLDKGDRTWSVTWMAFPQLCKVRGLCGQNGICVYTPVPACSCAPGYEFVDPSNRSKGCSPRVNLSCDGQKVKFVRLRNTDFLGYDLTVHRFVSLAFCKNICLNDCRCKGFAYWEGIGDCYPKSVLLGGVTLSNLGSTGNMYIKLPEEVQVSMSSIPHSQPFGPKYGPNCNKTNNTFMANFLDTLNSGQNASKFLYFYGFLSAIFLAEIAFVILGWFILRREAKQYRGVWPAEGGYEMIANHFRRYTYRELVLATRKFKDELGKGASGIVYKGVLKDNRVVAVKKLVDLNEGEEEFQHELSVISRIYHTNLVRVWGFCSDGPHRILVSEFVENGSLDKILFGRDGSHNLLGWKERFNIALGVAKGLAYLHHECSEWVIHCDMKPENILLDENMEPKIADFGLAKLLNRDGSNKDISRIRGTRGYLAPEWVYSLPITAKVDVYSFGVVLLELLNGARVSELERSDDEDVKMALGRVIKLCSEKLKSDCSNQSGIVDFVDTRLNGQFNNSQARMMMELAISCLEEDRVRRPTMECVVHKLLSVDEVSTQ, encoded by the coding sequence ATGGTTGCAATCTCTGCCTCTCTGCTCCTCCTCACTCTGATTCACCGGCTTTTGTGCATCTCAGCTCTTGATTTCCTCTTGCCAGGTTCCTCCCTGTCTATAGAGGATGTGCTCTATTCACCAGATGGAACTTTCACCTGTGGCTTCAAAACCTCCTTCGATGGCTCCAATGCCTCCACCTTCTCCATCTGGTTTTCCAACTCGTCCGAAAAAACCGTTGTCTGGAGCGCAAATGCTCTACACCCTGTGTACACCTGGGGATCCAAAGTTGAGTTAAAATCCGATGGCAGCATGATTTTGAAAGATTATGCTGGCCAGATTGTGTGGACCAACAACGTGAGCTCTTCGTCTGATGCTCAGCAAGCTCAGCTCTTGGACACTGGGAACCTCGTTGTGAAAGGCAAAGGAGGTAACACTCTGTGGCAAAGCTTTGATTCTCCTACTGATACATTATTACCCACTCAGAGCATTACTGCTGCTACAAAGTTGGTATCTACAAATAGGTTGCTTGATCCTGGCCACTACAGCTTCCATTTTGATGATCAATACTTACTTTCACTATTTGATGATGAGAAGAATATATCTTTTATCTACTGGCCAGACCCTAGTGGTACTATTTGGTCGAAGAATAGAAGTCCGTTCAACAGCACTACAAATGGGGTTCTGGATAGCCTGGGGTATTTCCTTGGAAGCGATAATGCAACATTCATCGCTGCTGATTGGGGTCCTGGTATTGTGAGGAGACTAACACTAGATTATGATGGAAATCTCAGGCTGTATAGTCTTGATAAGGGAGACAGGACATGGTCAGTGACATGGATGGCGTTTCCTCAGCTCTGCAAAGTACGTGGTTTATGTGGTCAGAATGGAATATGCGTGTATACACCAGTTCCTGCATGTTCTTGTGCCCCTGGTTATGAGTTCGTTGACCCAAGTAATCGGAGCAAAGGCTGCAGCCCAAGGGTCAACCTCAGCTGTGATGGACAGAAGGTGAAATTTGTTAGGCTCCGTAATACTGATTTCTTAGGGTATGATCTAACTGTTCATCGTTTTGTTTCTCTTGCCTTCTGCAAGAATATATGCTTGAATGACTGCAGGTGTAAGGGTTTTGCCTACTGGGAAGGAATTGGTGATTGCTATCCAAAATCTGTTCTTCTTGGTGGTGTAACCCTAAGTAACCTTGGCAGTACTGGTAACATGTATATCAAGCTTCCTGAGGAAGTACAAGTGTCAATGTCCTCAATTCCCCATTCACAACCTTTTGGTCCTAAATATGGCCCTAACTGcaataaaacaaacaacacTTTCATGGCAAATTTTTTGGATACACTTAACAGTGGGCAGAACGCATCGAAGTTTTTGTATTTCTACGGATTTTTATCAGCAATATTTCTAGCAGAGATAGCATTTGTTATATTAGGATGGTTTATTTTGAGGAGGGAGGCCAAGCAATACAGAGGAGTATGGCCAGCTGAGGGTGGATATGAAATGATAGCTAACCATTTTCGCAGGTACACCTACAGAGAGTTGGTGTTGGCCACTAGAAAATTTAAGGATGAGCTTGGAAAGGGCGCATCAGGCATCGTGTATAAGGGAGTCTTAAAAGACAATAGGGTAGTGGCTGTGAAAAAATTGGTAGATCTAAATGAAGGTGAAGAAGAGTTCCAGCATGAATTGAGTGTGATTAGCAGGATTTACCATACAAATCTGGTGAGGGTTTGGGGATTCTGTTCTGACGGTCCACACAGAATATTGGTCTCAGAATTTGTGGAGAATGGCTCGTTGGACAAAATCTTGTTTGGCCGTGATGGCTCACACAACTTACTTGGATGGAAGGAAAGGTTTAATATTGCGCTTGGCGTGGCAAAAGGATTGGCATACCTTCATCACGAATGCTCAGAGTGGGTAATCCACTGTGACATGAAGCCTGAAAATATATTGCTGGATGAGAACATGGAGCCAAAAATTGCTGACTTTGGCCTTGCAAAGCTCCTGAACAGAGATGGATCTAATAAAGACATATCAAGGATCCGAGGAACAAGAGGTTATTTGGCACCTGAATGGGTTTATAGTCTGCCAATAACCGCGAAGGTAGATGTGTACAGCTTCGGAGTTGTGCTTCTAGAATTGCTAAATGGAGCTCGTGTTTCAGAATTAGAAAGGAGTGATGATGAGGATGTGAAAATGGCCCTGGGAAGGGTAATTAAGCTATGTTCAGAGAAACTTAAGTCAGATTGCAGCAATCAGTCTGGGATTGTTGACTTCGTTGACACCCGATTGAATGGCCAATTCAACAACTCACAAGCAAGAATGATGATGGAACTAGCTATCTCATGCCTTGAAGAAGATAGAGTCAGAAGACCAACCATGGAATGTGTGGTACACAAACTTTTATCAGTTGATGAAGTCAGTACTCAGTAG